In the Brassica napus cultivar Da-Ae chromosome A7, Da-Ae, whole genome shotgun sequence genome, one interval contains:
- the LOC106356352 gene encoding ribonuclease 3 has protein sequence MKFFLCILALQQLYVLSVAQDFDFFYFVVQWPGAYCDSRHSCCYPKTGKPAADFGIHGLWPNYKTGGWPQNCNPDSTFDELRVSDLMSNLQREWPTLSCPSNDGVHFWTHEWEKHGTCAESELDQHDYFEAGLKLKQKANLLHALTNAGIKPDDKFYEIKDIERAIKEAIGFAPGIECNKDSSHNSQLYQIYLCVDTSASNFINCPVMPHGRCDSRVQFPKF, from the exons ATGAAATTCTTCCTTTGTATTCTTGCGTTACAACAACTGTACGTGCTAAGTGTCGCTCAAGATTTCGATTTCTTCTACTTTGTTGTACAG TGGCCTGGAGCGTATTGTGATTCAAGACATAGTTGTTGCTATCCGAAAACCGGGAAACCAGCAGCGGATTTTGGAATTCATGGTCTTTGGCCTAACTACAAAACTGGTGGATGGCCTCAAAACTGTAATCCTGATAGCACATTTGATGAATTACGG gTATCTGATCTGATGAGCAACTTACAAAGAGAATGGCCAACATTGTCGTGTCCCAGCAACGATGGTGTGCACTTTTGGACACACGAATGGGAGAAGCACGGAACTTGTGCTGAGTCTGAGCTCGACCAACACGATTATTTTGAAGCCGGTCTCAAACTCAAACAGAAAGCTAACCTCCTTCATGCCCTCACCAATGCTG GGATTAAACCAGATgataaattttatgaaataaaagaTATTGAGAGGGCGATCAAGGAAGCAATTGGATTTGCTCCGGGAATAGAATGTAACAAGGATTCGTCGCATAATAGCCAACTTTATCAGATTTATCTATGCGTTGACACTTCGGCCTCCAACTTCATCAACTGTCCTGTTATGCCACATGGTCGATGCGACTCTCGAGTTCAGTTTCCCAAGTTCTAG
- the LOC125576496 gene encoding cullin-3A-like, which produces MEFVHRLLDKIINTAFGNDKTFQNALNSSFEYFINLNAPSPEFLSLFVDDKLRKRLKGIADVDVEVVLDIVMMLFGYLQEKDVFEKYYKQRLAKRLLSGKTVSDDADRSLIVKLKMVCGYQFTSKLEGMFTDMKTSKDTMRGFYGSHRELLEGPSLIVEVLTTGPWPTQPSAACNLPAEVSVLCEKFHSCYLGTHTGR; this is translated from the coding sequence ATGGAGTTTGTTCACCGTTTATTGGACAAAATCATCAACACCGCGTTTGGGAATGATAAAACGTTTCAGAACGCGCTGAACTCTTCGTTTGAGTATTTCATCAACTTGAATGCTCCTTCTCCTGAGTTCCTCTCCTTGTTCGTTGATGACAAGCTACGGAAAAGACTTAAGGGTATTGCAGATGTGGATGTGGAGGTCGTTCTTGATATAGTTATGATGCTGTTCGGTTACTTACAAGAGAAAGATGTGTTTGAGAAGTACTACAAGCAGCGTTTGGCTAAAAGGCTTCTCTCTGGCAAAACCGTGTCAGATGACGCAGATAGAAGTTTGATAGTGAAACTGAAGATGGTGTGTGGCTATCAGTTCACTTCGAAACTGGAAGGCATGTTCACTGATATGAAGACTTCAAAGGACACAATGCGAGGGTTTTACGGCAGTCACCGGGAGCTCTTAGAAGGACCATCACTTATTGTTGAGGTTCTTACAACCGGTCCATGGCCCACACAGCCTTCAGCAGCTTGTAACCTCCCAGCTGAAGTTTCGGTTCTCTGTGAGAAGTTTCACTCTTGTTACCTTGGAACCCATACCGGTAGATGA
- the LOC106358092 gene encoding probable methyltransferase PMT2, whose amino-acid sequence MALKSSSADGKTRSSVQIFVVFSLCCFFYILGAWQRSGFGKGDSIALQMTNSGADCDIVPSLNFETHHAGESSIVGSSTKVKAFEPCDARYTDYTPCQDQRRAMTFPRDSMIYRERHCVPESEKLRCLVPAPKGYVTPFSWPKSRDYVPYANAPYKALTVEKAIQNWIQYEGDVFRFPGGGTQFPQGADKYIDQLASVIPMENGTVRTALDTGCGVASWGAYLWSRNVRAMSFAPRDSHEAQVQFALERGVPAVIGVLGTIKLPYPARAFDMAHCSRCLIPWGANDGMYLMEVDRVLRPGGYWILSGPPINWKINYKAWQRPKDELQEEQRKIEEAAKLLCWEKKYEHGEIAIWQKRVNDEACRSRRDDPRANFCKTDDTDDVWYKKMEACITPYPETSSSDEVAGGELQVFPDRLNAVPPRISSGSISGVTVDAYEDDNRQWKKHVKAYKRINSLLDTGRYRNIMDMNAGFGGFAAAIESTKLWVMNVVPTIAEKNRLGVVYERGLIGIYHDWCEAFSTYPRTYDLIHANHLFSLYKNKCNADDILLEMDRILRPEGAVIIRDDVDTLIKVKRIISGMRWDSKLVDHEDGPLVNEKVLIAVKQYWVTNSTSAH is encoded by the exons ATGGCGTTGAAGTCAAGTTCTGCCGATGGCAAAACAAGAAGCTCTGTTCAGATCTTCGTCGTCTTCAGCCTATGTTGCTTCTTCTACATCCTCGGAGCATGGCAACGAAGCGGTTTCGGCAAAGGAGACAGCATCGCTCTCCAGATGACCAACAGCGGAGCTGACTGCGACATCGTCCCAAGCCTAAACTTCGAGACTCACCACGCTGGAGAATCCAGCATCGTTGGTTCCTCAACAAAGGTCAAAGCCTTCGAGCCCTGTGATGCTCGTTACACTGACTACACACCCTGTCAAGACCAGAGACGCGCGATGACTTTCCCTAGAGATAGTATGATCTACCGCGAAAGGCATTGCGTTCCCGAGAGTGAGAAGCTACGTTGCCTTGTGCCAGCGCCTAAAGGATATGTGACGCCGTTCTCTTGGCCTAAGAGTAGAGATTACGTGCCGTATGCTAATGCTCCGTATAAGGCATTGACTGTTGAGAAGGCTATTCAGAATTGGATTCAGTATGAGGGTGACGTTTTTAGGTTCCCTGGTGGTGGGACTCAGTTTCCTCAGGGTGCTGATAAGTATATTGATCAGCTTGCTTCGGTGATACCTATGGAGAATGGTACTGTTAGGACTGCTTTGGACACTGGCTGTGGG GTTGCAAGTTGGGGAGCATACTTATGGAGCAGAAATGTGCGTGCAATGTCTTTTGCACCAAGAGACTCACACGAGGCTCAGGTTCAGTTTGCTCTAGAGAGAGGTGTTCCCGCTGTTATTGGTGTTCTTGGCACTATAAAGTTGCCATATCCAGCACGGGCTTTCGACATGGCTCACTGCTCTCGTTGTTTGATTCCATGGGGAGCAAATG ATGGGATGTACTTGATGGAAGTTGACCGTGTGCTTAGGCCAGGTGGCTACTGGATTCTATCTGGTCCTCCTATAAACTGGAAGATCAACTACAAGGCATGGCAACGTCCCAAGGATGAGCTTCAAGAGGAACAGAGAAAGATTGAGGAAGCTGCTAAGCTTCTTTGTTGGGAGAAGAAGTATGAACACGGCGAGATCGCTATCTGGCAGAAGAGAGTCAACGATGAGGCATGCCGGTCAAGACGAGATGACCCTAGAGCCAACTTTTGCAAAACTGATGATACTGATGATGTCTG GTACAAGAAGATGGAGGCATGTATTACACCGTATCCGGAGACAAGTAGCTCAGATGAAGTTGCTGGAGGAGAACTTCAGGTTTTTCCAGATAGACTCAACGCGGTACCGCCTAGGATCTCTAGTGGTTCCATCTCTGGTGTCACGGTTGATGCATATGAAGATGATAACAGACAGTGGAAAAAACATGTGAAGGCTTACAAGAGAATCAACAGTTTGCTTGATACAGGAAGGTACCGTAACATCATGGACATGAACGCAGGGTTTGGTGGGTTTGCTGCTGCTATTGAGTCTACAAAGCTTTGGGTTATGAATGTTGTCCCCACGATCGCTGAAAAGAATAGGCTTGGTGTTGTGTATGAGCGAGGACTAATTGGAATCTACCATGACTG GTGTGAGGCTTTCTCTACATACCCAAGAACATATGACTTAATCCATGCGAACCATCTCTTCAGTTTGTACAAGAACAA GTGCAATGCGGATGACATTCTTCTGGAGATGGATCGTATTCTCCGACCAGAAGGAGCAGTTATAATCAGAGATGATGTTGACACATTGATAAAGGTGAAGAGAATCATATCCGGAATGAGATGGGATTCGAAGCTGGTTGATCACGAGGATGGTCCTTTAGTTAATGAGAAGGTTTTGATTGCTGTGAAGCAGTATTGGGTCACCAACTCCACCTCGGCTCACTGA